From Manihot esculenta cultivar AM560-2 chromosome 18, M.esculenta_v8, whole genome shotgun sequence:
AGGATGCAGTGGCATAGATCTGGTCTTATTGCTTCATGGGAGTTCATGGAAGAGCATATTGGGAGAAAGAATGGCTCTGAAAAAATGTCGGATGAATCAGTGGTGGAGAAACATTGCAACAGGAAATGGGGAGCcatggttatcatcaaatctttGCAATTTTTGCCTGCAATTATTAGTGCTGCATTAAGGGAAACAACTCACAATCATCATGAATCCATTCCAAATGGATCTTTAGAACCAGCTAACTTTGGTAATATGATGCATATTGCATTAGTTGGCATCAACAACCAGATGAGTCTGCTTCAAGATAGGTATTTTCCCTTGGGTTTATATAATAAATGCTTCTATTAAAATTTGAACACTAATAGTAGATTATACATCCAGTAAAGTATACAATTTACTTACAATCCTAAGACTTAACAGTTTGAACCTTAACAATCCTAAGCATATGCTTAAAATTTTCGGATGGGATGTGAGTTATGTTGTTGACGAATAATAGATTCTTTGAAGAATAAAACAATTGCTTTTCTATAACCCTTAACAGAAGACACAAATGCATTCCatgttttctttttcaaattgaCAAACCTGGAAAGAAGAGATTAATGTGACAATGCCCCTTCTTGCTGGCTATATCCTTTGACTTTTTTGCAGTGGTGATGAGGATCAGGCTCAAGAAAGAATAAACAAGTTAGCTAAAATTCTAAAGGAGCAAGAAGTAGGCACCAGTTTACACACAGCTGgtgttggggttattagctgcATCATTCAAAGGGATGAAGGGAGAGCCCCTATGAGGCACTCCTTTCACTGGTCATCAGAAAAGCTCTACTATGAGGAAGAACCTCTATTACGGCATCTAGAACCTCCACTATCTATCTACCTTGAATTGGTTTGTTACTAAATATATAGCTGTGACCCAATATTTTGTTTCAAGGGTATATATATGCAAATGAAAGGTAGAGATAACTTGGTCTGAAGCTTATTATGGTTTGTTTTGATTTAGGACAAACTTAAATGTTATGGAAATATACAATATACTCCGTCACGGGACAGACAGTGGCACTTATACACTGTTGTAGACAAGCCAGTGCCAATTCAGAGGATGTTCCTTAGAACCCTTGTTAGGCAGCCCACAGCACATGAAGGACTTACTGCATATCAAGGGCTGGGTGCAGAAGCACCCCATGCACAGTGGGTTATGTCCTTTACTTCAAGGAGCATTTTGAGGTCCTTGGTGGCTGCTATGGAGGAGTTGGAGCTTAACGTGCACAATactactgtcaaatctgaacatGCACATATGTACCTCTGTATCTTACGGGAACAACAAATAGATGACCTTGTGGCGTACCCCAAGTAATTGTGTCTCAACTTCTATTATATCTCATGCAATAAGTTGGTGAACTTCTGATCTTATGTGAAAACTTTATCACTAGGAGAGTTGATATTGATGCTGGCCAGGAAGAAGCTGCAGTAAAGAGACTCTTGGAAGAACTGGCTAGGGAAATACATTTGTCAGTTGGTGTAAAAATGCACAGGCTAAATGTTTGTGAGTGGGAAGTGAAGCTCTGGATGTCATCATCTGGACAAGCAAATGGGGCATGGAGAGTTGTCATCACAAATGTAACTGGTCACACCTGTGCAGTGCATGTAAGTGTGCACGTCATCTCATACGGGTTCAAGAAAAGTGCTTTCACCTACCCATGCATTTCAATTTCAATGCATTAAGAAGAGGTCTTTTAAGTTTCATCCATTTACGCATTTTGATGTCAATGCACTACGAAAGGTCTTTCATCCATCCATTCATTTCAATGGACAAAGAGGATAAAGAATGATTTTCAAAAGGAAGGTATTGAATGACGCATATCAGTATCAGGGATTATGATCAGTGGTTAAACCCAGATGGGTTGTAGATCATAAGTTTTACTGATATGCCATTTCCTTATCCTATACATCCTATATCTTATCTACCTTAATGGGGAATTTGAGGAAAATAACTGTCACATTAGTTTATATTGTTAGGACTTAGGGTATATATGCAAGTTTAGTATGAAAGCCTTTCTTGCTGTTGTTGCAAGCTAGCAATTTGATGTCTAATACCAGTGTAGTGAGGTATGAAATTACCAACATGTAGACTTCCATAGCAAAATTATGATACACAGAGTCTTCTTACTGTCACATTTAAGAGTTTTTTTTATGGAAAGGTGATTTTTGCTGGTTATTATGACAATCAGATATACCGAGAAATAGAGGATACCAGCAAACATGGAGTGGCGTACCATTCAATCTCTGCACAGGGTCCTCTACATGGTGTATTGGTAAATGGAGTCTATCAGCCCTTAGGAGTTCTTGATCAGAAACGTCTGTTGGCAAGGAGAAGCAACACCACTTACTGCTATGATTTTCCATTGGTCCGTTCTTTAATATTTACTTGTTCTAACCTCTAATATAGACTACATCTTTTTACTTTTTTCcgagagtgagagagagagagagagagagaaatagcTGTTAAAATTatcttgagagagagagagagagagagttaaaATTATcttgggagagagagagagagagagttaaaattatcttgagagagagagagagagtttaaactatcttgagagagagagactgtTAAAATTATcttgagagaaagagagagagagagagagagatagagaaatAACTGTTAAAATTATCTTACTGAGTATATGTCCTACTTTCAGGCATTTGAGACAGCCTTGGAACAAATATGGGAATCCCAATTAACAGGAATTGGAAAACCCAAGGACACTGTTCTTCTCAAAGTAACAGAGCTTGTATTTGCTGATGGGAAAGGTAGCCGTGGCACTCCTCTTGTCCCTGTGGAGCGCCCAGCTGGACTCAATGATGTTGGCATGGTAGCATGGAGCATGGAAATGTCTACTCCTGAGTTCCCTTCTGGAAGGACAATTTTGATTGTAGCAAATGACGTGACCTTCAAAGCTGGGTCTTTTGGCCCAAGAGAGGATGCATTTTTCTTTGCAGTAACTGATCTTGCTTGCACTAAAAATCTACCATTAATTTATTTGGCTGCAAATTCTGGTGCTCGAATTGGAGTTGCCGAGGAAGTCAAATCCTGCTTTAAAGTTGGTTGGTCAGATGAATCATGCCCTGAGCGTGGTTTTCAATATGTATATTTGAGCCCAGAGGATTACACTAACATCGCATCATCTGTGATAGCGCATGAATTGAAGCTGCCTAGTGGAGAAACCAGATGGGTGATAGAAGCCATTGTTGGCAAGGAGGATGGCCTGGGAGTAGAGAACTTATCTGGAAGTGGGGCGATTGCTAGTGCATATTCTAGGGCATACAAGGAAACCTTTACGTTAACATATGTGACTGGTAGAACTGTGGGAATTGGTGCTTATTTAGCTCGGCTTGGGATGCGGTGCATACAGAGGCTTGATCAGCCCATTATCTTGACGGGCTTCTCTGCATTGAACAAACTCCTTGGCCGTGAGGTGTACAGCTCTCACATGCAACTTGGTGGACCTAAAATAATGGCAACCAATGGAGTAGTGCATCTTACTGTCTCAGATGATCTAGAAGGGGTATCTGCTATTTTGAAGTGGCTGAGCTGTATTCCTCCCTGTATTGGTGGAACGCTTCCAATTATAAGTCCTGCAGATCCTACTGAAAGGCCTGTGGAGTACTTCCCAGAAAACTCATGTGATCCTCGTGCTGCAATTTGTGGTACTTTGGACAGTAGTGGGAAATGGCTTGGGGGTATTTTTGATAGGAATAGTTTTGTTGAGACTTTGGAAGGCTGGGCAAGGACAGTTGTTACAGGAAGGGCAAAGCTTGGAGGAATTCCCATTGGCATAATAGCTGTTGAGACACAAACTGTAATGCAAGTGATTCCAGCTGACCCAGGACAGCTTGATTCTCATGAGCGGGTTGTCCCTCAGGCTGGACAAGTATGGTTTCCAGATTCTGCAACCAAAACAGCTCAAGCAATATTGGATTTCAACAGAGAAGAGCTTCCACTTTTCATTCTTGCTAACTGGAGAGGCTTTTCAGGTGGGCAGAGGGATCTTTTTGAGGGTATCCTTCAGGCAGGTTCAACCATAGTTGAGAACCTTAGAACATACAAGCAACCTGTTTTTGTGTACATCCCCATGATGGGTGAGCTTCGTGGTGGGGCGTGGGTTGTTGTGGACAGTCAGATCAATTCAGAGCACATTGAAATGTATGCTGATCGAACGGCAAAAGGTAATGTCCTTGAGCCTGAAGGAATGATTGAAATCAAGTTCAGAACAAAGGAGTTACTTGAGTGCATGGGTCGGCTTGATCAACAGCTGATCACTATGAAAGTAAAACTTCAGGAAGCCAGAAGCAATGGAAATTACGGGATGGTTGAATCTGTACAACAGCAAATAAAATCTCGTGAAAAGCAACTTTTGCCGGTTTACACCCAGATAGCTACCAGATTTGCAGAGCTTCATGATTCTGCCTTAAGGATGGCTGCAAAAGGTGTGATCAGAGAAGTTGTAGACTGGGAAAGATCCCGTAGTTACTTCTACAAAAGGTTGTGTAGAAGAATTGCCGAGGGTTCACTGATCAAGACTCTGAAAGATGCAGCTGGTGACCAACTATCACATAAATCTGCAATGGACTTGATCAAGAAGTGGTTTTTGGGTTCAGATATTGCAAGAGGCAGGGAAGATGCTTGGGGAAATGATGAAGCTTTCTTTGCCTGGAAGGATGATAGTAGAAATTATGAAGAAAAGCTACAAGAGTTAAGGGTCCAGAAGGTATTGCTTCAATTAACAAGCATTGGCGAATCAATGTCAGATTTGAAAGCTCTACCTCAGGGTCTTGCTGCCCTTCTAAGAAAGGTAAATCATTATATAGGCTCTTGCTTTGTTCATCCTTcaaatcttatttatttatcagaCCAAGAGATGATGCTTTATATTAATGCAGGTCGACCCATCAAGCCGAGGGCAACTGATTAATGAGCTTCGTGAGGTTCTTAATTGATTCAAAGTAAAAATGGTtctgctgcatccacaatatgCTCATCTTGGAGGATCTTACAGGTCAGTTTTGCTCACTTCACGAAGTGTAAAGGTTGCTGTGATCTTCTGGTGAACTAGGGGTAGAATTCTGTTGTTAAGATGGGAAATTGGTGAGCGTCGGAAGCGTATGCCCTCCGTGGCTGTTCCTTGGCTTGTTAGTGTGATTATTTTTGTAGTAAGCTGTGAGGTC
This genomic window contains:
- the LOC110607158 gene encoding acetyl-CoA carboxylase 1 gives rise to the protein MLAAQRRPPPVGVARGNGYTNGVVSTRSPATISEVDEFCYALGGKRPIHSILISNNGMAAVKFIRSIRTWAYETFGTEKAILLVAMATPEDMRINAEHIRIADQFVEVPGGTNNNNYANVQLIIEMAEITCVDAVWPGWGHASENPELPDALNAKGIVFLGPPATSMAALGDKIGSSLIAQAADVPTLPWSGSHVKIPPESCLISIPDEVYREACVYTTEEAVASCQVVGYPAMIKASWGGGGKGIRKVHNDDEVRALFKQVQGEVPGSPIFIMKVASQSRHLEVQLLCDQYGNVAALHSRDCSVQRRHQKIIEEGPITVAPLDTVKKLEQAARRLAKCVNYVGAATVEYLYSMDTGEYYFLELNPRLQVEHPVTEWIAEINLPAAQVAVGMGIPLWQIPEIRRFYGMEHGGGYNAWRKSSVAATPFDFDLAESTRPKGHCVAVRITSEDPDDGFKPTSGKVQELSFKSKPNVWAYFSVKSGGGIHEFSDSQFGHVFAFGESRTLAIANMVLGLKEIQIRGEIRTNVDYSVDLLHASDYRDNKIHTGWLDSRIAMRVRAERPPWYLSVVGGALYKASASSAAVVSDYVGYLEKGQIPPKHISLVNSQVSLNIEGNKYMINMVRGGPGSSRLRMNESEIEAEIHTLRDGGLLMQLAGNSHVIYAEEEAAGTRLLIDGRTCLLQNDHDPSKLVAETPCKLLRYLVSDGSHIEADTPYAEVEVMKMCMPLLSPASGVIQFNMSEGQAMQAGELIARLDLDDPSAVRKAEPFHGSFPVLGPPTAISGKVHQKCAASLNAARMILAGYDHNIDEVVQNLLNCLDSPELPFLQWQECLSVLATRLPRDLRNELESKYREFEGISSPQNNDFPAKLLRGVLEAHLSSCPEKEKGAQERLVEPLMSLVKSYERGRESHARLIVQSLFEEYLSVEELFSDNIQADEIERLRLQYKKDLLKVVDIVLSHQGVRSKNKLILRLMEQLVYPNPAAYRDKLIRFSQLNHINYSELALKASQLLEQTKLSELRSTIARTLSELEMFTEDGENMDTPKRRSAINERMEDLVNAPLAVEDALVGLFDHSDHTLQRRVMETYVRRLYQPYLVKESVRMQWHRSGLIASWEFMEEHIGRKNGSEKMSDESVVEKHCNRKWGAMVIIKSLQFLPAIISAALRETTHNHHESIPNGSLEPANFGNMMHIALVGINNQMSLLQDSGDEDQAQERINKLAKILKEQEVGTSLHTAGVGVISCIIQRDEGRAPMRHSFHWSSEKLYYEEEPLLRHLEPPLSIYLELDKLKCYGNIQYTPSRDRQWHLYTVVDKPVPIQRMFLRTLVRQPTAHEGLTAYQGLGAEAPHAQWVMSFTSRSILRSLVAAMEELELNVHNTTVKSEHAHMYLCILREQQIDDLVAYPKRVDIDAGQEEAAVKRLLEELAREIHLSVGVKMHRLNVCEWEVKLWMSSSGQANGAWRVVITNVTGHTCAVHIYREIEDTSKHGVAYHSISAQGPLHGVLVNGVYQPLGVLDQKRLLARRSNTTYCYDFPLAFETALEQIWESQLTGIGKPKDTVLLKVTELVFADGKGSRGTPLVPVERPAGLNDVGMVAWSMEMSTPEFPSGRTILIVANDVTFKAGSFGPREDAFFFAVTDLACTKNLPLIYLAANSGARIGVAEEVKSCFKVGWSDESCPERGFQYVYLSPEDYTNIASSVIAHELKLPSGETRWVIEAIVGKEDGLGVENLSGSGAIASAYSRAYKETFTLTYVTGRTVGIGAYLARLGMRCIQRLDQPIILTGFSALNKLLGREVYSSHMQLGGPKIMATNGVVHLTVSDDLEGVSAILKWLSCIPPCIGGTLPIISPADPTERPVEYFPENSCDPRAAICGTLDSSGKWLGGIFDRNSFVETLEGWARTVVTGRAKLGGIPIGIIAVETQTVMQVIPADPGQLDSHERVVPQAGQVWFPDSATKTAQAILDFNREELPLFILANWRGFSGGQRDLFEGILQAGSTIVENLRTYKQPVFVYIPMMGELRGGAWVVVDSQINSEHIEMYADRTAKGNVLEPEGMIEIKFRTKELLECMGRLDQQLITMKVKLQEARSNGNYGMVESVQQQIKSREKQLLPVYTQIATRFAELHDSALRMAAKGVIREVVDWERSRSYFYKRLCRRIAEGSLIKTLKDAAGDQLSHKSAMDLIKKWFLGSDIARGREDAWGNDEAFFAWKDDSRNYEEKLQELRVQKVLLQLTSIGESMSDLKALPQGLAALLRKVDPSSRGQLINELREVLN